From Desmospora profundinema, a single genomic window includes:
- a CDS encoding MFS transporter has protein sequence MHRTVEPPIPPSLWSRDFSLICLSNFFVFVNFQLLLPTLPLFVHTVGGPEGTAGWVIGVFTLAAVAIRPWIGRIIDRKGSGKALRWGLLLFFLSTLGYLWIEAVIPLLLLRIAHGLTWGVVTTAAGTVASDLMPPSRRGEGMGVYGLFSNVSLVFGPALGLWVVQTHSFSALFYLAAGLALASFATAKWIPLLSHPIASDSEPAANKPTILAATWLPSAMVLLVFLTLGAAATYVPLFAMERGIPHTGWFFTVYAVAMMLTRIWSGKQFDRGGPQRVIPIGLALIVGSLTALSLTRDPAMLLTAAALYGFGLGSVQPALQAWTIQRTPPGTRGKANSTFFTAIDLGIGLGSILAGILVQQTGYPAMFLAFIIPVVGAALLYAFTNRKKALVSDRADQSSP, from the coding sequence TTCGTTGATCTGCCTGTCCAACTTTTTCGTTTTTGTCAACTTCCAGCTCTTGCTCCCCACCTTGCCTCTGTTTGTCCACACAGTTGGAGGGCCAGAAGGAACGGCCGGGTGGGTGATCGGCGTGTTCACACTTGCTGCTGTAGCCATCCGCCCATGGATCGGACGCATCATCGACCGGAAAGGAAGCGGAAAAGCCTTACGATGGGGACTTCTCCTTTTCTTCCTCTCCACCCTTGGATACCTGTGGATCGAAGCGGTCATCCCTCTTCTTTTACTGCGGATCGCCCACGGACTGACATGGGGAGTGGTAACCACAGCTGCCGGAACGGTCGCTTCCGACCTGATGCCCCCTTCCCGCCGAGGGGAGGGAATGGGTGTTTATGGACTGTTCTCCAACGTATCGTTGGTATTTGGTCCCGCTCTCGGCCTGTGGGTGGTACAGACTCATTCCTTTTCCGCTCTCTTTTACCTGGCAGCAGGGCTCGCCCTCGCATCCTTCGCAACGGCAAAATGGATTCCGCTCCTTTCCCATCCCATAGCGAGTGATTCGGAACCTGCTGCAAACAAACCCACCATCCTTGCGGCAACGTGGCTCCCATCCGCCATGGTATTGCTGGTCTTCCTCACTCTAGGAGCGGCGGCCACCTATGTCCCCCTGTTTGCCATGGAGCGCGGCATCCCTCACACCGGTTGGTTTTTCACCGTTTACGCCGTCGCCATGATGCTTACCCGTATATGGTCGGGTAAACAATTTGACCGCGGAGGCCCGCAACGGGTGATCCCCATTGGATTGGCATTGATCGTCGGCTCTCTAACCGCCCTTTCCCTCACCCGCGACCCGGCGATGCTTTTGACCGCCGCAGCCCTTTACGGCTTTGGCTTGGGTTCAGTACAACCGGCCCTGCAAGCGTGGACCATCCAACGTACACCGCCAGGGACAAGAGGCAAAGCCAACAGCACCTTTTTTACCGCTATCGACCTCGGTATCGGATTGGGTTCCATTTTGGCCGGCATCCTCGTCCAACAAACGGGATACCCTGCCATGTTTCTTGCTTTTATCATTCCAGTGGTGGGAGCCGCCTTGTTGTACGCTTTCACAAACAGAAAAAAAGCCCTGGTATCAGATCGGGCCGACCAATCCTCTCCTTAA
- the minD gene encoding septum site-determining protein MinD, giving the protein MGESIVVTSGKGGVGKSTTSANIGTALALSGKKVCLVDTDIGLRNLDVLMGLENRIVYDIIDVVEKKCRVKQALIKDKRCEELYLLPAAQTKDKSALDARQLRWLTAELKESFDYIIIDCPAGIEMGFKNAVSGADRAIVVTTPENAAIRDADRVIGLLEKEKVGNPKLVINRLRTQMVKEGGMMDVDEVVSVLAIDLLGVVPDDEAVIRAGNRGEPIVLHNKDLAAKAYRNIARRIQGEVVPLLVLDKDQKMMAKMKKWLGFA; this is encoded by the coding sequence GTGGGGGAATCCATAGTCGTTACTTCCGGGAAGGGCGGTGTCGGCAAGTCGACCACTTCCGCCAATATCGGTACAGCTTTGGCATTATCCGGAAAAAAGGTATGCTTGGTGGACACCGATATTGGGCTGCGAAACCTGGACGTACTGATGGGCCTGGAGAACCGGATCGTCTATGACATCATCGATGTGGTAGAGAAAAAGTGCCGGGTCAAGCAAGCCTTGATTAAAGATAAACGATGTGAAGAACTGTATCTGTTGCCTGCCGCCCAGACCAAGGATAAATCGGCGTTGGATGCCCGGCAATTGCGCTGGTTGACCGCCGAATTGAAGGAGTCCTTCGATTACATCATCATCGATTGTCCTGCCGGCATTGAGATGGGATTTAAAAACGCCGTCTCCGGAGCCGATCGCGCCATTGTGGTGACAACTCCGGAAAACGCCGCCATCCGCGATGCCGACCGCGTGATCGGATTGTTGGAAAAAGAAAAAGTGGGAAACCCCAAACTGGTGATCAATCGCCTCCGTACCCAGATGGTAAAGGAAGGCGGCATGATGGACGTGGATGAAGTGGTGTCGGTCCTGGCCATCGATTTGCTCGGAGTGGTTCCTGACGATGAAGCGGTTATCCGCGCTGGCAACCGGGGGGAACCCATCGTTTTACATAACAAGGACCTGGCGGCTAAGGCTTACCGAAATATTGCTCGCCGGATCCAGGGGGAAGTGGTGCCCCTGTTAGTACTGGATAAAGACCAGAAAATGATGGCCAAAATGAAAAAGTGGCTGGGATTTGCATAA
- the minC gene encoding septum site-determining protein MinC codes for MGKVLKPGVTIKGTKDGLLFLLDESRPFSKILDELKYKLENSSNIWDGPDTRVHIKLGTRQITRDDEKELRRLFAVRKNLIIYSIDTADGKPYLIEEDGGIQLLVGTVRSGQVLEHRGDLLLLGDVNPGGCVRSTGNIYVLGSLRGLAHAGGEGDEWAIIAASTLKPTQLRIANVVSRPPDEWDEGETTGMNFAYLVNGQIAVDKMHHLSRIRPDLEWKENRFKG; via the coding sequence ATGGGAAAAGTATTGAAGCCGGGAGTGACCATCAAAGGAACAAAAGACGGCCTTCTTTTCCTGCTGGATGAATCACGACCCTTTTCCAAGATACTAGACGAATTAAAATATAAACTGGAAAACAGTTCAAACATCTGGGATGGACCGGATACTCGTGTACACATTAAATTGGGTACTCGCCAAATAACCAGAGATGATGAGAAGGAACTGCGACGACTTTTCGCTGTCCGTAAAAACTTGATCATCTATTCGATTGATACGGCGGACGGCAAACCCTACTTGATTGAAGAGGACGGGGGTATTCAACTCTTAGTGGGAACGGTTCGTTCCGGACAGGTGTTGGAGCATCGGGGTGACTTGCTTCTGTTGGGGGATGTCAATCCGGGCGGTTGTGTACGGTCGACGGGTAACATCTATGTATTGGGATCACTCCGGGGATTGGCCCATGCCGGTGGAGAAGGGGACGAGTGGGCCATTATCGCGGCTTCCACACTGAAACCGACGCAACTTCGAATCGCCAATGTCGTCTCCAGACCGCCGGATGAATGGGATGAAGGGGAGACCACCGGCATGAACTTCGCTTATCTGGTGAACGGCCAGATCGCAGTGGACAAGATGCACCACCTCAGCCGGATCCGTCCCGATCTGGAGTGGAAAGAAAACCGGTTCAAGGGTTGA
- the mreD gene encoding rod shape-determining protein MreD, with the protein MAVWILIGLLSFLFLLEGTVFQVLVPQAWGSRFVWIPQLVVSGIILLSLYRGRQAGLLFGFCFGLLHDIVYGQAVGVYAFSTAAIGYVAGQISRQFLSGPIVALLATGVGQWLHLLISYFWFRLFDLTRIGLEEAFLYHMLPSVLLNMMIAFPVYQCIRWIHRRYHPRSVQLFD; encoded by the coding sequence ATGGCTGTTTGGATCCTCATCGGTCTCCTCTCCTTTCTTTTTTTGTTGGAAGGAACCGTTTTTCAAGTATTGGTACCACAAGCTTGGGGAAGCCGCTTTGTTTGGATTCCCCAACTGGTGGTGAGCGGCATTATTCTACTATCCTTGTATCGTGGGCGGCAGGCGGGACTGTTGTTTGGTTTCTGCTTTGGCTTGCTTCACGACATCGTCTACGGTCAGGCGGTGGGAGTTTACGCATTTAGTACGGCGGCCATCGGTTACGTTGCAGGGCAAATATCCCGACAATTTCTGTCCGGGCCGATCGTGGCCCTGTTGGCGACGGGAGTGGGCCAGTGGCTTCACCTCCTGATCAGTTATTTCTGGTTTCGCTTGTTCGACCTTACCCGCATCGGTTTGGAAGAGGCATTCCTCTATCATATGTTACCGTCCGTTTTATTAAATATGATGATTGCTTTTCCGGTATATCAGTGCATTCGGTGGATTCATCGACGATATCACCCCCGATCCGTGCAACTGTTCGACTGA
- the mreC gene encoding rod shape-determining protein MreC, with product MFFRLFANRRLFIFLLSVILLTVTAGMTRGEREHLSWPEAAVKTTVAWVQGLLAKPTHAMTGWWDHASDARKNGQNDLQLQSELERLRQENKQLKEAVGYIDKTEADLITAQVVSRSPDRWNNRMVIDRGTADGVEKDMPVITHEGLIGRVQAATKHMADVVLLTDSGSGPGIAAHIQAGDEEVFGLIEGYDTKTKRLLMKKISSKQKLKEGQLVVTSNMSDIYSGGLLVGTVDEVSQGDFGVDQMVSIKTAARFERLDYVMVVRDPQNIQLQEHQETVQDLEKEDDLPGQQTGGLRPKDRTEGNE from the coding sequence ATGTTTTTCCGATTGTTCGCCAACCGGCGCCTGTTTATCTTTTTGTTGTCTGTGATCTTGTTGACTGTAACAGCCGGGATGACCCGTGGTGAACGGGAACATCTGTCTTGGCCGGAAGCCGCGGTGAAAACCACAGTCGCTTGGGTCCAAGGGTTGCTCGCCAAGCCCACCCATGCTATGACCGGATGGTGGGACCATGCTTCCGATGCCCGGAAGAACGGGCAGAACGATCTTCAATTGCAGTCAGAATTGGAACGATTACGCCAGGAAAACAAACAGCTGAAGGAAGCTGTGGGTTATATCGATAAAACGGAAGCGGACCTCATTACTGCCCAGGTGGTTTCACGCAGTCCCGACCGTTGGAACAATCGAATGGTGATCGATCGGGGGACGGCGGACGGGGTGGAAAAAGATATGCCGGTCATCACCCATGAAGGGTTGATTGGCCGGGTTCAAGCGGCTACCAAACATATGGCCGACGTCGTGCTATTGACAGATTCGGGCAGTGGTCCCGGAATCGCAGCTCATATCCAAGCCGGGGATGAAGAAGTGTTTGGTTTGATTGAAGGATATGATACAAAAACGAAACGGTTGTTGATGAAAAAGATCTCGTCGAAACAGAAGTTGAAGGAAGGGCAACTAGTCGTGACATCGAATATGTCCGATATCTACTCCGGAGGATTGTTGGTCGGCACGGTGGATGAAGTGTCCCAAGGCGATTTCGGGGTGGACCAGATGGTTTCCATTAAGACTGCCGCCCGTTTTGAGCGGTTGGACTATGTGATGGTGGTACGTGATCCCCAAAACATTCAATTGCAGGAACACCAGGAAACGGTGCAGGATTTGGAAAAAGAGGATGACCTTCCGGGACAACAAACGGGAGGGCTACGCCCGAAGGATAGGACGGAGGGGAATGAGTGA